From a region of the Streptomyces sp. B21-083 genome:
- a CDS encoding amidohydrolase family protein: MSDTRILIRNGHVIDTEPEPVALPNTDVLIEDGRIIAVGADLPADGATVIDATDKIVLPGFVDTHRHVWQSALRGAAIDVDLGAYLGILAQYGPKFSPQDVHTATLAGALECLDSGITTQLDYSHISYSPEHADAAIDALGAAGLRAVYGYGTPVTGGGSLDDVRRIRSERLADDNALVTMAYAPLGPSFTPVEVVKREWQIADELDLGVTFHVSATPVNTQPIFALREAGLLREKILYVHGNTLGDDELKLIADSGASASAAPGAEAMLGNNSPVAGRLRRLGVTTGLGVDAVTSAPGDMFSLMRAALLASQLVDEPRMTCADVLKMATLDGAAALGLADRTGSLRPGKQADVIMLRLDDINTLTAERDPIAAVVTAAHPHNVDTVLVAGEVVKINGRLVHTGLGRVARELRETALKVAGH, encoded by the coding sequence ATGTCCGACACCCGCATCCTGATCCGCAACGGCCATGTCATCGACACCGAGCCCGAGCCGGTCGCGCTCCCGAACACCGACGTCCTGATCGAGGACGGCCGGATCATCGCCGTCGGCGCCGACCTGCCGGCGGACGGCGCCACCGTCATCGACGCCACCGACAAGATCGTGCTCCCGGGCTTCGTGGACACCCACCGGCATGTGTGGCAGTCGGCGCTGCGCGGCGCGGCCATTGACGTCGACCTCGGCGCGTACCTCGGCATCCTGGCGCAGTACGGCCCGAAGTTCAGCCCGCAGGACGTGCACACCGCGACCCTGGCCGGCGCACTGGAGTGTCTCGACTCCGGCATCACGACCCAGCTGGACTACTCGCACATCTCCTACTCGCCGGAGCACGCGGACGCCGCCATCGACGCCCTGGGCGCGGCGGGCCTGCGCGCGGTCTACGGCTACGGCACCCCGGTCACCGGCGGCGGCAGCCTCGACGACGTCCGCCGGATCCGCAGCGAGCGCCTGGCCGACGACAACGCGCTCGTCACCATGGCGTACGCACCGCTCGGACCGTCGTTCACGCCCGTGGAGGTGGTGAAGAGGGAATGGCAGATCGCCGACGAGCTGGACCTGGGCGTGACCTTCCACGTCTCCGCCACCCCCGTCAACACCCAGCCGATCTTCGCCCTGCGCGAGGCAGGTCTGCTGCGCGAGAAGATCCTCTACGTCCACGGCAACACGCTCGGCGACGACGAACTGAAGCTGATCGCCGACTCCGGCGCCTCCGCCTCGGCCGCGCCCGGCGCGGAGGCCATGCTGGGCAACAACTCCCCGGTGGCCGGTCGCCTCAGGCGCCTGGGAGTCACCACCGGCCTCGGCGTGGACGCCGTCACCTCGGCCCCCGGAGACATGTTCTCCCTGATGCGGGCCGCGCTACTGGCCAGCCAGCTCGTCGACGAGCCGCGGATGACGTGCGCGGACGTCCTGAAGATGGCCACCCTGGACGGCGCCGCCGCACTTGGCCTCGCCGACCGCACCGGCTCGCTGCGTCCCGGCAAGCAGGCCGACGTCATCATGCTGCGTCTGGACGACATCAACACCCTCACCGCTGAGCGGGACCCCATCGCGGCCGTCGTCACGGCGGCCCACCCGCACAACGTGGACACGGTCCTGGTGGCCGGAGAGGTCGTGAAGATCAACGGCCGCCTCGTCCACACCGGCCTCGGCCGAGTCGCCCGGGAGCTGCGGGAGACCGCGCTCAAGGTCGCCGGCCACTGA
- a CDS encoding MarR family winged helix-turn-helix transcriptional regulator, whose product MTTTPDPVDAWMDSWRNELPEVERPSSELTKRIMFMSSTLDSVMRRELTELGLTPAEFDMLVALRRSGAPFRMKPNRLARSLMLSTGGTTNVTHRLVGRHLLERESDPDDARSTWLRLTPEGVALAERAVLVNAAAHEALFEGVPAELVERSTAVLRELLAAAPGLLGGPTARSARPQP is encoded by the coding sequence GTGACGACGACACCGGATCCCGTAGACGCATGGATGGACTCTTGGCGCAACGAGCTGCCCGAGGTCGAGCGCCCGTCCTCGGAACTGACCAAACGGATCATGTTCATGTCCAGCACGCTGGACAGCGTGATGCGGCGTGAGCTGACCGAACTCGGGCTGACCCCGGCGGAGTTCGACATGCTGGTGGCGCTGCGCCGGTCCGGCGCCCCGTTCCGCATGAAGCCGAACCGGCTCGCCCGCTCGCTGATGCTCTCGACCGGCGGCACCACCAACGTCACCCACCGTCTGGTGGGCCGCCATCTTCTGGAGCGGGAGAGCGACCCGGACGACGCCCGCAGTACCTGGCTCAGGCTGACACCCGAGGGCGTCGCGCTTGCCGAGCGCGCGGTCCTGGTGAACGCGGCGGCCCATGAGGCCCTCTTCGAGGGCGTTCCGGCCGAGCTCGTCGAGAGGTCGACCGCCGTACTGCGGGAGCTGCTCGCCGCGGCCCCGGGTCTGCTCGGCGGCCCGACGGCCCGCTCCGCCCGACCCCAGCCCTGA
- a CDS encoding NADP-dependent oxidoreductase — protein MRALHVPEAGGQPVLGDLPIPEVAPGHVLIKVRAAGLNPLDNVIAAGSMADRFPHHYPLVLGRDAAGVVEAVGAGVDHVEPGQEVFGNVPLAPPIQAGTLAEYALLPAETVVVKPGGLDFATAAALPLAAAAACAAVDLIDPQPGQVVLVNGASGGVGRYAVQLLASRNVTVVATGTPDDAERLTELGATTVVNFAVGPVADQVLAVHPDGVDALVNLVGSALTDVPLEAVRKGGRVATTTPAPDADALAGAGLAGGMVFAKPVRETTKPLAELAAAGFLSVDVHSVLPLERAAEGLGVLAAGRARGKIVVTFGD, from the coding sequence ATGCGCGCACTGCATGTTCCCGAAGCCGGCGGACAGCCCGTCCTCGGCGACCTGCCCATCCCTGAGGTGGCCCCCGGACACGTACTGATCAAGGTCAGGGCGGCCGGACTCAACCCGCTCGACAACGTCATCGCCGCCGGGTCCATGGCTGACCGGTTCCCTCACCACTACCCGCTGGTCCTCGGCCGTGACGCCGCCGGAGTGGTGGAGGCAGTCGGTGCGGGCGTGGACCACGTCGAGCCGGGCCAGGAGGTGTTCGGCAACGTTCCGCTGGCTCCGCCGATCCAGGCCGGCACCCTCGCCGAGTACGCGCTGCTGCCTGCCGAGACCGTCGTGGTCAAGCCGGGCGGCCTCGACTTCGCCACCGCCGCCGCACTGCCCCTGGCCGCCGCGGCCGCCTGCGCCGCCGTCGACCTGATCGACCCGCAGCCCGGTCAGGTCGTCCTGGTCAACGGGGCGAGCGGCGGAGTGGGCCGGTACGCGGTCCAGCTGCTCGCCTCCCGGAATGTGACCGTCGTCGCGACCGGCACCCCCGACGACGCGGAACGGCTCACCGAACTCGGCGCCACGACCGTCGTGAACTTCGCCGTCGGCCCGGTCGCGGACCAGGTCCTGGCCGTCCACCCCGATGGCGTCGACGCCCTGGTCAACCTGGTCGGCTCCGCCCTCACCGACGTGCCCCTGGAAGCGGTCCGCAAGGGCGGCCGGGTCGCGACCACGACCCCGGCCCCCGACGCCGACGCGCTGGCCGGTGCCGGGCTGGCCGGCGGCATGGTCTTCGCCAAGCCGGTCCGCGAGACCACGAAGCCGCTCGCTGAGCTGGCGGCGGCTGGTTTCCTCTCCGTCGACGTGCACAGCGTGCTGCCCCTGGAGCGGGCCGCCGAGGGCTTGGGCGTCCTCGCCGCGGGCCGGGCCCGCGGCAAGATCGTCGTCACGTTCGGCGACTGA
- a CDS encoding BBE domain-containing protein, whose translation MSTDNGADWRRGVWGSPERYARLERAKADWDPQNLLRFNKNIEPVKAV comes from the coding sequence TTGTCGACCGACAACGGTGCCGATTGGCGCCGTGGGGTGTGGGGGAGCCCCGAGAGGTACGCCCGGCTGGAACGGGCGAAGGCCGACTGGGATCCGCAGAACCTGCTGCGGTTCAACAAGAACATCGAGCCTGTCAAGGCTGTCTGA